DNA sequence from the Rosettibacter firmus genome:
ATTAGATGGGACACCAAATAAATCTGAACTTGGTGCCAATGCAATTCTGGGTGTTTCATTAGCATGTGCAAAAGCAGCTGCCGAAGCTCTTGGTTTACCTTTATATCGTTACATCGGTGGTACAAATGCAAGAACTTTACCAGTACCAATGATGAATATTCTTAATGGCGGTAAGCATGCTGATAATAATGTTGACTTTCAAGAATTTATGGTGATGCCTGCAGGTGCTACAAGTTTTTCAGAAGCTTTAAGAATGGGTGTTGAAACTTTTCATAGTCTTAAATCAGTCCTTCACAAAAAAGGTTATAACACAGCCGTTGGTGATGAAGGTGGATTTGCTCCAAACTTAAAATCAAATGAAGAAGCTATTGAAGTAATCTTAGAAGCTATTGAAAAAGCTGGCTATAAAGCTGGTAAAGATATATTTATTGCTTTAGATCCTGCAGCAAGTGAAATGTGGGATAATGATAAAAAAGCATATTATTTCTTCAAATCAGATAAATCTTATATGTCACCAGAAAAGATGGTTGATTTCTGGGTTAACTGGGTAAACAAATATCCAATTATTTCGCTTGAAGATGGAATGGCAGAATTTGATTGGGATGGCTGGAAATTATTAACAGATAAAATTGGAGATAAAATTCAACTTGTTGGAGATGATTTATTTGTGACCAACACAGAATTTCTTGCAAAAGGAATTGAGAAAGGTGTTGCTAATTCAATATTAATCAAAGTAAATCAAATTGGAACTCTTACAGAAACTCTTGAAGCAATCGAAATGGCAAAAAGAGCTGGCTATACATCTATAATCAGTCATCGCTCTGGTGAAACCGAAGATACTACAATAGCTGATATCGCAGTAGCAACAAATGCTGGACAGATTAAAACCGGTTCTGCAAGTAGAACAGATAGAATTGCAAAGTATAATCAATTACTAAGAATTGAAGAAGAATTGGATACAACCGCAATTTTTCCTGGTTTAGCTGCAATTAATTATAATCCTGAAATTTAATTTAAATTGCTGCCTCAATTAATTTTATTTGATTGGGGCAGCTTTTTTAATTTACTTAAATATTTATTTCTAATTGTAATTAATTAGGAGTAAAAATTGGAACTCAATATTAGTGGTAAAAATGTTCTTGTAACAGCAGCCAGTAAAGGAATTGGTAGAGCAGTTGCAGAACAATTTATTAAAGAAGGATGTAATGTTGCTATTTGCTCAAGAAGTAAAGAGAATTTATTAAAAGCTGTTCAAGAAATAAAAGTAATATACAATGTTGAACCACTATGGTTTGTTTGTGATATTAATAATTTAGAAGATATTGAAAACGCCATAAAATTAGTTAACGAAGCATTTGGTAGTATCGATATTCTTGTGAATAATTGTGGTGGCCCTCCTTCTGGTTTTTTTGAAGAATTAAACGACGAAGACTGGGATTTTGCATATAAGCAAATTTTATTGAGTGTTATTAGGTTTACTCGATTAGTTCTTCCTGCAATGAAAGAAAAAAAATGGGGTAGAATTATTAATATTACCTCTCTTGCTGTTAAACAACCTGTAGATAATTTAATTTTGTCAAATTCATTACGTAGTGCTGTAACTGCATTTGCTAAAACACTTAGTAATCAAGTGGGGAAATATAATATTACAATTAATAATGTTGCTCCTGGCTATACATTAACCTCTCGTATTTATGAACTTGCAATTATAAAAGCGAAACAATTAGGGACTTCACACGAAGAAGTGCTCGCTTCAATAGCAAATGAAGTCCCGATGAAAAGATTAGCACGCCCAGACGAAGTTGCTTCTCTAATTGTTTATCTTGCATCTGAACTGGCTGGATATATTACTGGTTCTACAATTGCAGTAGATGGTGGAATTATAAAGTCAACTTATTAAAATTAATATTTAGTATTGATAACATTATAAAATTAGATCCAGCAGATATTGCTCAAATAAAAAACTTAGAAGCAAAAATTATAAACGAAATAAAATCTTTTGTATTAAGATTTGATTTGTACATTGGTGAAGTAAAAATAAATGATAATTAATTTTATCATATGTTAATGAGACATTGTATTGAGATAGAGAATAACAATGAAAAAAGAAATTGAATTAACTATTCATCCAGATAATATATTTGATTATGAATTTATAAAAAGCCAGGTAATTTCTCGCCTAAAAGTTAATGCCGAAGAAATTAATTCTATAAGAATATTAAAAAGATCAATAGATGCAAGGAAAATAAATCCAGTTTATAAACTAAAAGTAATTGCATACATTAAAGAACAACCCGATGAATATCCTAAAAGAATTGAATTTAAAAGTGTTAACAGTGATAAAAAAGTTATTATAGTTGGTTTTGGACCTGCAGGAATGTTTGCAGCAATGAAGTTAATAGAATTAGGAATAAAACCAGTAATACTTGAAAGAGGAAAAGATGTTCGGAGTAGAAGAAGAGATTTAAAGGCAATCCAAAGAGATGGGATTGTAAATCCAGATTCAAATTATTGTTTTGGAGAAGGAGGTGCAGGAACATATAGTGATGGAAAACTTTATACTCGTTCTACAAAACGAGGGGATTTTAAAAGAATACTTACATTACTCGTTCAGCATGGTGCTAAAGAAGAAATACTTATTGATTCGCATCCTCATATTGGTTCAAATAAATTGCCTGGAATTATTACTAACATTCGACAAACAATTTTGAATTGTGGAGGTGAAATTTATTTTAATTCACGAGTAACAGATTTCATTATTAAAGATAGAAAAATATTAGGTGTGATCGTAAATAATGAGAAAGAATTTATTGCAGATGCAGTTATTCTTGCTGTAGGTCATTCTGCAAGAGATATTTATTATTTATTAAATCAAAAAGGAATTAAGTTAGAATCAAAACCTTTTGCTGTGGGTGTAAGAATTGAACATCCACAAAATTTAATTGATGAAATACAATATCACTCAAAAATTCGTCATCCAAATTTACCTGCTGCAAGTTATAATCTTGCATGTCAAGTCGATAAACATGGTGTATATTCATTTTGTATGTGTCCAGGAGGAATTATAATTCCAGCATCAACTTCGAATGAAGAGTTAGTTTTAAATGGTATGAGTGTTTCAAGACGTAATTCACCTTTTGCAAATTCGGGACTTGTAGTTTCTGTTGATGAACGCGATTGGAAACAATTTGATAAAGCTGGAGTTTTTGCTGGTTTAGAATTTCAAAAAGCAATTGAAAGATCTGCATTTATAGCTGGAGGGAGTAATCAAAAAGCTCCTGCACAAAGAGTAACAGATTTTTTAAATAGAACTATTTCCAGTTCACTTCCAAAAACTTCTTACATTCCTGGTGTAGTTAGCGCTCCACTTCATGAAATTTTACCACAAAATATTGTTAAAGGAATTACAAATGCATTATATTTTTTCAATAATAAAATGAAAGGATATATAACCGAAGAAGCTCAATTACTTGCACCCGAAACCAGAACTAGTTCACCAGTCAGAATACCGAGGGATAATTCATCATTCATGCATATTGAAATTGAAGGATTATTTCCATGTGGAGAAGGTGCTGGTTATGCGGGAGGTATTGTTTCTTCTGCTATAGATGGCGAAAAAGTAGCTGAAGCTGTAGCTATATATTTAATAAAAAAAATCTGACATCCTAAAGTTTGACTTAATAATATATATTTTTTATGTTAATGTTAGAATCTTCAATGAGGAACATCTAAAATTCTATATATATTCCTCTCTTGAAATAATTTTAATATAAAGGAGGGAATCATGGCAGTAGCAAATCCAGTAGAACTTTCAGTATATATTGTTTCAATGGCAGCTTCAGCACGCGCAGCTCAAGCTATTATGAGTACAGGCGCTGATCCAATGGCAATAAAAGAATTTACTTTTAAAGTAAATATTTCTGCTGATTTTTCAGTACAAAGTGAAACTAATATTTCACTAAATATCTGGCGATTAAGCATTAAAGAAAAAATTACAGTTGATTATAAAAGTCATTGGGGACTTGAAATTAGTTGCACAATCGTACCTGTAGTAACTTTGGAAGGATAAAATGAGGTCATATGGCAGTTAAAAAAGAAGAAGAATTTATTGGATTTGAAAAAGTAGTTGAATTACTTTCAAATTCTCTTGCAAGAGCTAATCAAGTTATTTCTGAAGAAGCTAAGAAATCAAAAGAGGGTTTAGCTTTTGTAGCAACTGAAGTTTCTGTAACATTTCCAGCTGAATTTAAAGTTATGGAAAATAAACCACTCTTACGTTTTGTTAGTATTCAGCAGCAAGCTATGATCTCTGAAAAGAAAAAGCCTAATGAAATTAAGCAAGAAACAAAAAATATTGCAACTATTACTATTAATTTACGTCCAGTTCCAATTTGAAAAATTCTTATAAAGTAATATATAATGAAAACAAAAATACTTATTGTATTGTTATTTTTGTTCACTTTAACATCAGCACAATCAGTTACAAATTATGGAATTAAAATCGGGGTTACCTTTTCAAAAGCAGTAGATATCGATATTAAAAATTATTACTGGAATTTATATAGAAATGCCAGAATTGGTAGTAATTACGGTTTCTTTGCACAAATATTTAAAACTGATAATATCAGCTTTGTAGCTGAAATGGGTTATAAACAAATTGGTGCTGAAGATAAAATCCCTGTTACAACATCAGAAAATCCAGATGGTACTGGAGAATTTATTACACTGGATCATGCATATGATTTTTTAGTCTTTCAAATATCCTTTCAACCTGAATATGAAATGCAAGCAGTTAAATTTTATGGAATTTTTGCTCCTACTTTTAATTATATGATAGGAAATAGAGATCAACTTATAATGAATAGATACGTAAAGAAATTTTTAATAGGGTACAATCTGGGAATTGGGATTCAACCTAAAACTTTTTTAAATGGTAAACTCTTTTTAGAAGTTAATTACAATGGTTTCTTTTCCAAAGTTGTTTCAAACGATTTTGTTAGTATGAAATTTAGTTCGTTTCAGATTAGTATCGGGAATTATTTTTAGTTATTTTGATTTTACATTAAGTAATTTTTTATATGTAACATAAAAATGGAGTAAAGTTATGAAAAAATTATTTTTTTTAACTTTATTGCATTTGTTTTTAGTAGCACAAGTTTTATCGCAGCCTAAATATTCAATTCAAATTAATGGTGGATTACTGATGCCCAACAGTAATGATAAAGGATTAACAGCAAATATACAGTTAAATTATTTATTAGGAGAATCTGTTTATTTGTATTTTAATTCTGGAATATCAAGCTGGGATAAAAATATAATATCGTACGCAACTGGTAATCGGTTGCCTTATACTTCTTACTCAGAAGATGATCATTTATTAATTTATTTTTATACAGGAATACAAAAGAATTTAAAATCGGTTAAGACTTTTAATATATATTTTACAGTCGATGTGGGTTATAATTATTTAAAGTATAATAAGTATAAAAATATAATATTAATAGACGAGGATACAAAAGAATTAATAAAATTTGATATAGAACCAGGTTCTGGTAGGAGAGAAAGTAAAAATCTTATTGGAGCAGGCATAGGAATAGGTATTAATAATATGATGTCAGAAAATTTCGGGATATCTGTTAGTGGAAAAATGAATAATTTATTTTACTTACTTAAAGAGCCAAAAACTCAATATTCTATTATGGTTAGTTTTATTTTTAAGATATAATGAAATAGGGGAAAAGAGTTATATAATTCATAAAAAAAATTGATTTATTCATCTTCATCTATCATCTTCATCTATTATAGGGACTAATTTAATTTTGTTTTTAACTTCATCATCAAGTAAATTGATAATCATATCTGCCTGAAGAATCTTATTGGCTGGAACACCAACAAATAATGTTACTTTACTATTTGACTTTGTTTTTAGATTTGCAAGTTTATTTAATCGTGATAAAAGTTGTGGGTCATCAAGATCTTTATCAGAAAGTGTTATTCCAATTGCGATTTTCTTTCTATACTTTGATTTAAAATATACTGGTTCAGTAATACTTGCAACTACATCAATATCCCAACCATTTATTGAAGGTGGCTTTGGAAGATATTTACTATACTTTCTACTTAAAGTCATATATCCACGACTCAGTAGATGATCAACCAATCTCTCAACTCTAATTTTTTCTTTTTCTAATTTCATTTCTAATTAATTAATGGTGTTATTGAAATTACTGGCGAAAATTTTTGATAATTAAGTGTTTTGATGTTCGATATTTTTTTATACTCAAAACATTTTATTTCGTTTGTTCCAAATACTTTTCCATAGAGTACTTTCTTACCATTTTTGTTTTTTGAAACATAAAGTGGTTCTACGATAAATTCTTTTAAGCCATATAAAAATTTTATTCTATTTCTATTATGAATTGCTGATTTAAAAATTACTGTTTTCATAATTACTCCAATTTTAACTATAACTTCTGAAAACACCAATTACTTTTCCTATTATCGAAAAGTCATCGGTATTTTCAACAAGTATTGGTTTATAATTTTCATTTTCTGGTACGAGGTAAATTCTGCCATTTTCAATAACAAATCTTTTCATAGTTGCTTCGTCTCCCAGTAAGGCTATTATGATATCACCATTTTGTGCTTCCCTTTGAGGTTGTACAATTACTAAATCTCCTTCAAGTATACCTGCGTTTTTCATACTATCGCCACGCACCTTTAAGCCAAAGCATTCATTACGATTTCCAATTAAATTTTTGTCGATTGAAAGATTGCCTTCAATATTTTCTTCTGCCAGCAACGGAATACCAGCAGCTACTCGTCCAACAATTGGAATTTCAACAATATTTTGTTCTTCTGTTGGTGTATTATTTACAACTAAAGATAATGTTCTACTGGCTCTTGACTCATTACTTAAATAACCTTTTTTAATTAATGCATCGATATGACGCTTTACACCAAATGTACTTGAAATATTGAATTTTTTCCCGATCTCTCGATAAGTGGGTGGATAACCATTAAAATCCACATAGTCTTGAATGAAATCGAGGATTTCTTTCTGGCGTTGTGTGATTTTTTGGTTTTTCATAATAGTGCTCATTTGTTCACTGTTAATATAGTGAACAAATGTTCAGGTGTCAAGTAAATTTTTAATTGGTAGGAATTTTTTAATTAAATGGGATTCAGTTTTTTAAGAATTTATTTTAGAATGCAGGCTTATAAAAAAAGTCGTAGCATAATTTGCTACGACTACGTATTTAAATTTTATTTTAGAAAATTAATCTACATACGTAATCCATCCATATCTATCTTCTATTTTACCATATTGAATTCCAGTAAGCTCTTCATAAAGTTTAGTTGCCAGCTCGCCGGGTTTTGTATCGTTAAATTGTAAAATTTTATCATTGTATTTTAATCGACTAACAGAAGAAATAACAGCTGCAGTTCCAGTGCCAAATATTTCTAATAATTTCCCATTATTATAAGCATCAATAACTTCATGAATAGAGATAAGTCGTTCTGTTACATTATATCCCCAATCTTTCAACAATTGAATAACAGACATTCTTGTTATTCCAGGTAAAATTGAACCGCTGAGCATGGGTGTAGCAACTTCATCTTTAAATCTTACAAATATATTCATAGCACCTACTTCTTCAATGTAATTTTGTTCTATTGCATCTAGCCAGAGTACCTGAGAATAACCTTCATCTTTAGCTTCGGATTGTGCTAATAGTCCTGCAGCATAATTACCTGCAGCTTTGCAATCACCTGTTCCTTTTCTTACAGCACGAACATATTTATCTGTAACCATAATTGGTACTGGCAGGAATCCTTCGGGATAGTATGGACCAACTGGACTTAAAATTATCATAAACTTATAATTATTCGAAGCTCGAACACCAAAACATGGTTCAGTAGCAATTATAAAAGGTCTAATATAAAGTGAATAACCGGGTTTTGAAGGAATCCAGTCTTTATCGATTCTTACAAGTTCTTTGATAGCTTTTAATGCAAGTTCAGGTTCAACTTCTGGAATGCATAATCTTCTTGCAGAACGATTCAATCTTTTTACATTTTCTTCCGGTCTGAATAAAGCAATTTTTCCGTTGACTTGTTTATAAGCTTTTAATCCTTCGAATATTGCCTGTCCATAATGAAAGACCATTGCAGCTGGACTTATACTTAAATCATGAAATTTTTTTATTGTAGGTTTCTGCCAACCACCGTTTGATTCATCATAATCCATCTCGAAAATGTGGTCGGTAAAAATTTTACCAAAGACAAGATTTTCCGGAAGCTCAACTTTTGATTTTCGTTCAACTTTTTCAATAATAAAATCTTCCATTTTGTTCACCATCATTGTTTGATATATATTTTTTTTCTGCAATATATATGAAATTAATTAGTAATTGGCAATAAGAAAAGTTTTTAATTAATTTAAAAAACAAAAAGGATTTAAAATGAAATGTTATTTAAACGCGTAGGTTTAGCTTTTACATTTTCTCCAAATGCATTTGCACTTTTAAGAATTGCATTGAGATTAAAAAAATTATTTAATTCTGATTTTTTTATTATTCATGCTGGAGAAGATACATTAGAATATCGTACAAAAATTTCTCAAATGATTCAAAGCAGTGAATTTTTTGACAATGATTATGAAATTATAATTAAAAAAGAAGAACCCGTAAAATTAATATCAGATGTTTGTAAAGAAAAAAATATTGATTTACTAATTTGTGGAGCTTTAGAAAAAGAAAGTATATTGAAATATTATCTTGGTTCGGTAGCAAGAAAATTAATGCATGAAGTTACAAGTTCTATTCTTGTAATTGTGAATCCTCAAAATATCATAAGTCCATTCAAAAAATTTTGTGTAAATATTGATTATTCTCAAGCGGGAGAGTATGCTGTAAAAAAAGCTTTTGAGTTTGCCAAACTGGAAAAAGCAGATGAATTTATACTTGTTCGAGAATTTCAAATCCCAGGTCTTGCAATTACAATCTATGATGGTGGTGAAGTTAATAAAACTGAGAAGACAAGAATTGAATATCAAAAAGAAGAAGAAGAAAAACTGAAAGTATTTTCTGATGAACTAAATCTTACAGGTTTGAACATAAAAAGAGTATGTCTTTATGGTAAACAGGGCTGGGAATTAAAACAATACGCAAAAGATTCTGCTAGCGATTTGCTTGTATTATCTTCGCCTCCTAAAAAATTAAAACTATTTGATAAATTATTTCAACATGATATTGAAATAATTTTGAATCAACTCCCCTGTTCATTATTAATTATTCGTTCCTGAAGGATATTTATGCAAATGTCTTCTAATGAAATAACAATCTTTTTGGTTAGTATAAGTATCATTCTACTTTTTGCAAGAGGGTTTGGAGAGTTATTAAGATTAATTAAACAACCTATTGTTATTGGAGAAATAATAGCAGGAATA
Encoded proteins:
- the eno gene encoding phosphopyruvate hydratase codes for the protein MTTIVDVWGREILDSRGNPTIEVEVTLECGVVGRAAVPSGASTGENEAVELRDGDKSRYLGKGVKKAVENVNNRIADEIIDFDATEQVAIDNLLCELDGTPNKSELGANAILGVSLACAKAAAEALGLPLYRYIGGTNARTLPVPMMNILNGGKHADNNVDFQEFMVMPAGATSFSEALRMGVETFHSLKSVLHKKGYNTAVGDEGGFAPNLKSNEEAIEVILEAIEKAGYKAGKDIFIALDPAASEMWDNDKKAYYFFKSDKSYMSPEKMVDFWVNWVNKYPIISLEDGMAEFDWDGWKLLTDKIGDKIQLVGDDLFVTNTEFLAKGIEKGVANSILIKVNQIGTLTETLEAIEMAKRAGYTSIISHRSGETEDTTIADIAVATNAGQIKTGSASRTDRIAKYNQLLRIEEELDTTAIFPGLAAINYNPEI
- a CDS encoding branched-chain amino acid aminotransferase, which translates into the protein MEDFIIEKVERKSKVELPENLVFGKIFTDHIFEMDYDESNGGWQKPTIKKFHDLSISPAAMVFHYGQAIFEGLKAYKQVNGKIALFRPEENVKRLNRSARRLCIPEVEPELALKAIKELVRIDKDWIPSKPGYSLYIRPFIIATEPCFGVRASNNYKFMIILSPVGPYYPEGFLPVPIMVTDKYVRAVRKGTGDCKAAGNYAAGLLAQSEAKDEGYSQVLWLDAIEQNYIEEVGAMNIFVRFKDEVATPMLSGSILPGITRMSVIQLLKDWGYNVTERLISIHEVIDAYNNGKLLEIFGTGTAAVISSVSRLKYNDKILQFNDTKPGELATKLYEELTGIQYGKIEDRYGWITYVD
- a CDS encoding outer membrane beta-barrel protein, translating into MKTKILIVLLFLFTLTSAQSVTNYGIKIGVTFSKAVDIDIKNYYWNLYRNARIGSNYGFFAQIFKTDNISFVAEMGYKQIGAEDKIPVTTSENPDGTGEFITLDHAYDFLVFQISFQPEYEMQAVKFYGIFAPTFNYMIGNRDQLIMNRYVKKFLIGYNLGIGIQPKTFLNGKLFLEVNYNGFFSKVVSNDFVSMKFSSFQISIGNYF
- the lexA gene encoding transcriptional repressor LexA, translating into MKNQKITQRQKEILDFIQDYVDFNGYPPTYREIGKKFNISSTFGVKRHIDALIKKGYLSNESRASRTLSLVVNNTPTEEQNIVEIPIVGRVAAGIPLLAEENIEGNLSIDKNLIGNRNECFGLKVRGDSMKNAGILEGDLVIVQPQREAQNGDIIIALLGDEATMKRFVIENGRIYLVPENENYKPILVENTDDFSIIGKVIGVFRSYS
- a CDS encoding NAD(P)/FAD-dependent oxidoreductase, which encodes MKKEIELTIHPDNIFDYEFIKSQVISRLKVNAEEINSIRILKRSIDARKINPVYKLKVIAYIKEQPDEYPKRIEFKSVNSDKKVIIVGFGPAGMFAAMKLIELGIKPVILERGKDVRSRRRDLKAIQRDGIVNPDSNYCFGEGGAGTYSDGKLYTRSTKRGDFKRILTLLVQHGAKEEILIDSHPHIGSNKLPGIITNIRQTILNCGGEIYFNSRVTDFIIKDRKILGVIVNNEKEFIADAVILAVGHSARDIYYLLNQKGIKLESKPFAVGVRIEHPQNLIDEIQYHSKIRHPNLPAASYNLACQVDKHGVYSFCMCPGGIIIPASTSNEELVLNGMSVSRRNSPFANSGLVVSVDERDWKQFDKAGVFAGLEFQKAIERSAFIAGGSNQKAPAQRVTDFLNRTISSSLPKTSYIPGVVSAPLHEILPQNIVKGITNALYFFNNKMKGYITEEAQLLAPETRTSSPVRIPRDNSSFMHIEIEGLFPCGEGAGYAGGIVSSAIDGEKVAEAVAIYLIKKI
- a CDS encoding universal stress protein, whose translation is MLFKRVGLAFTFSPNAFALLRIALRLKKLFNSDFFIIHAGEDTLEYRTKISQMIQSSEFFDNDYEIIIKKEEPVKLISDVCKEKNIDLLICGALEKESILKYYLGSVARKLMHEVTSSILVIVNPQNIISPFKKFCVNIDYSQAGEYAVKKAFEFAKLEKADEFILVREFQIPGLAITIYDGGEVNKTEKTRIEYQKEEEEKLKVFSDELNLTGLNIKRVCLYGKQGWELKQYAKDSASDLLVLSSPPKKLKLFDKLFQHDIEIILNQLPCSLLIIRS
- a CDS encoding SDR family oxidoreductase, with product MELNISGKNVLVTAASKGIGRAVAEQFIKEGCNVAICSRSKENLLKAVQEIKVIYNVEPLWFVCDINNLEDIENAIKLVNEAFGSIDILVNNCGGPPSGFFEELNDEDWDFAYKQILLSVIRFTRLVLPAMKEKKWGRIINITSLAVKQPVDNLILSNSLRSAVTAFAKTLSNQVGKYNITINNVAPGYTLTSRIYELAIIKAKQLGTSHEEVLASIANEVPMKRLARPDEVASLIVYLASELAGYITGSTIAVDGGIIKSTY